One Phaseolus vulgaris cultivar G19833 chromosome 4, P. vulgaris v2.0, whole genome shotgun sequence DNA window includes the following coding sequences:
- the LOC137838181 gene encoding receptor-like protein kinase HSL1, with translation MKLFTPSSSSSYLNLLFHSLAILLLVFTHANSQSQSQLHDQEHAILLRIKEYFENPPFLSHWTSSNFSHCSWPEIKCSDDDSVTGLTLSNNSIHQTIPSFICDLKNLTHVDFYNNYIPGEFPTYLVNCSKLEYLDLSQNNFVGSIPRDIGNFSNLQYLNLAYTNLSGDIPSSIGTLKELRNLQLQNCLFNGTIPAEIGNLTNLEILELSGNPMLPPSRLHDNWTRLSKLKFLFMFECNLVGEIPDTIGNMVALERLDLSVNDLSGQIPSGLFMLKSLNIIFLSRNNLSGVIPDVVEALNLTIIDLTQNSISGKIPDGFGKLQSLTGLALSINNLQGEIPQSIGLLPSLVDFKVFSNKLSGTLPPDFGRHSMLKTFMISDNGFSGKLPENLCYNVQLQNISVYENHLSGELPKSLGDCSSLIDLKIYSNEFSGSIPSGLWTFNLSNFMVSRNKFSGELPERLSSSISRLEIDYNQFYGRIPKGVSSWTNVVVFKASKNYLNESIPRDLTALPKLTTLLLDQNHFTGSLPSDIISWKSLSNLNLRQNQLSGHIPDSIGHLPVLSQLDLSENQFSGQIPNLPRLTNLNLSSNSLTGRVPNEFENSAFETSFLNNSGLCSDTSALNLRSCNYSPPSESKDSSWSVALIISLVVVACFLALLALFLIIRFYRKRKRGLDRSWKIISFQRLSFTESNIVLSLTDNNIIGSGGYGAVYRSAVDGLGYVAVKKIWEQKKLDKKLENSFHTEVKILGNIRHRNIVKLICCISKEDTMLLVYEYVENHSLDRWLHRKNKSSSAVSGSVHHAVLDWPKRLHIAIGTAQGLSYMHHDCSPPIVHRDVKTSNILLDDQFNAKVADFGLARILMKPGELATMSAVIGSFGYMAPEYIQTTRVSEKIDVFSFGVILLELTTGKEANYGDEHSSLAEWAWRHHQLGSNIEELLDREVMESSNSGGMCKVFKLGVMCTATLPSTRPSMKEVLQVLLSCEEFSKGEINIGHCDDDVPFLRNSKSEHKLDIDNDT, from the exons ATGAAACTATTCAccccatcatcatcatcatcatatcTTAACTTGCTGTTTCACTCTCTTGCAATCTTGCTCCTGGTTTTTACTCATGCAAACTCTCAGTCTCAATCTCAGTTGCATGATCAAGAACATGCAATCTTACTGAGGATAAAGGAGTATTTTGAGAACCCTCCATTCCTCAGTCACTGGACCTCATCAAACTTCTCTCACTGCTCTTGGCCAGAGATAAAGTGCAGTGATGATGATTCTGTCACTGGATTGACTTTGTCCAACAATAGCATTCATCAAACCATACCCTCTTTCATATGTGACCTCAAAAACCTTACACATGTTGATTTCTACAACAATTATATTCCTGGGGAGTTCCCAACATATCTTGTCAACTGCTCCAAGTTGGAGTACCTAGACCTGTCTCAGAACAACTTTGTTGGTAGCATCCCTCGTGACATTGGCAACTTCTCTAATTTGCAGTATCTTAACCTTGCTTACACCAATTTATCTGGTGACATTCCTTCTAGCATTGGAACTCTAAAGGAACTCAGAAATCTTCAACTTCAAAACTGTCTATTCAACGGAACCATCCCTGCTGAGATTGGCAACTTGACCAATCTTGAAATCTTGGAATTGTCAGGTAACCCCATGCTCCCTCCTTCGAGGTTGCATGATAACTGGACCCGGTTGAGCAAGTTGAAGTTCCTTTTTATGTTTGAGTGCAACTTGGTGGGAGAGATCCCTGACACCATTGGAAACATGGTGGCTTTGGAGAGATTGGATCTATCTGTAAACGATTTGAGTGGTCAAATTCCCAGCGGTTTGTTCATGCTGAAGAGTCTCAACATAATTTTTCTTTCTAGAAACAATCTCTCCGGGGTAATACCTGATGTGGTTGAAGCATTGAATTTGACCATCATTGATCTTACACAAAATTCCATCTCAGGAAAAATCCCAGATGGTTTTGGAAAGCTTCAAAGTTTAACTGGTTTGGCTTTGTCTATAAATAACTTACAAGGGGAGATACCACAAAGCATAGGCCTTCTTCCATCCTTGGTAGATTTCAAAGTATTTTCCAACAAATTATCAGGTACTCTTCCTCCTGATTTTGGCCGCCACTCAATGCTTAAAACCTTTATGATTTCTGATAATGGTTTTAGTGGAAAGCTACCTGAGAATTTATGCTATAATGTTCAGTTGCAAAACATATCTGTCTATGAAAATCATCTTAGTGGGGAGTTGCCAAAATCGCTTGGTGATTGTAGTAGCCTGATAGATCTGAAAATTTATAGTAATGAGTTTTCTGGTAGCATTCCAAGTGGTCTTTGGACTTTCAATTTGTCAAATTTCATGGTGAGCCGTAATAAGTTCAGTGGTGAGCTTCCTGAGAGATTGTCCTCAAGTATTTCAAGATTGGAGATAGATTACAATCAGTTTTATGGTAGGATTCCAAAAGGGGTGTCTTCATGGACTAATGTGGTTGTTTTTAAAGCCAGTAAGAACTACCTTAATGAGAGTATTCCAAGAGATTTAACAGCACTTCCGAAGCTAACAACTCTTTTGCTTGATCAGAACCATTTCACAGGGTCACTCCCATCAGATATAATATCATGGAAGTCCCTTTCAAATCTAAATTTGAGACAAAACCAACTCTCTGGACATATTCCTGATTCAATTGGTCATTTACCTGTTCTCAGCCAACTTGATCTGTCAGAAAATCAATTCTCTGGTCAAATTCCTAATCTTCCCAGACTCACCAATCTCAATCTTTCCTCCAATTCTTTGACAGGGAGGGTGCCAAATGAGTTTGAAAATTCTGCTTTTGAAACCAGCTTTTTGAACAATTCTGGCCTTTGTTCTGATACCTCAGCACTGAATCTCAGGTCGTGTAATTATAGCCCTCCAAGTGAAAGCAAGGACTCATCTTGGTCTGTTGCTTTGATCATAAGTCTGGTGGTAGTGGCCTGTTTCTTGGCTTTGTTGGCATTGTTCTTGATCATCAGATTTTACAGAAAAAGAAAGAGGGGATTGGATAGGTCATGGAAGATCATTTCTTTCCAAAGGCTGAGTTTCACTGAATCAAACATAGTGTTATCACTCACAGACAATAACATCATTGGCAGTGGTGGATATGGTGCAGTATACCGCAGTGCAGTTGATGGTTTAGGCTATGTTGCTGTCAAGAAGATTTGGGAACAGAAAAAGCTAGACAAGAAGCTTGAGAACTCATTTCACACTGAAGTTAAAATATTAGGCAACATTCGTCACAGAAACATTGTGAAGTTGATATGTTGCATCTCTAAAGAGGACACTATGCTCCTTGTTTATGAGTATGTGGAAAACCACAGCCTTGACAGGTGGTTGCACAGGAAGAACAAGTCATCATCAGCTGTTTCAGGTTCAGTGCATCATGCTGTTCTTGATTGGCCAAAGAGATTGCATATAGCAATTGGAACTGCACAAGGTTTGAGCTACATGCACCATGACTGTTCTCCACCTATTGTTCATCGAGATGTGAAAACAAGCAACATTCTTTTGGATGATCAATTCAATGCAAAAGTTGCTGATTTTGGTCTGGCCAGGATTTTGATGAAACCAGGGGAACTTGCCACCATGTCAGCTGTGATTGGATCATTTGGCTATATGGCTCCAG AGTATATTCAAACAACTAGAGTCAGTGAGAAGATTGATGTCTTCAGCTTTGGGGTGATCCTATTGGAACTTACAACTGGTAAAGAAGCTAATTATGGTGATGAGCACTCATCTCTTGCAGAGTGGGCGTGGAGGCACCACCAATTAGGAAGCAACATAGAAGAGCTGCTAGACAGAGAAGTCATGGAATCCAGTAACTCAGGTGGAATGTGTAAGGTTTTCAAACTAGGTGTCATGTGCACTGCAACACTTCCTTCTACTAGACCATCCATGAAAGAGGTTCTACAAGTATTGCTTTCTTGTGAAGAATTTTCTAAGGGAGAGATTAATATTGGCCACTGTGATGATGATGTTCCCTTTCTTAGAAATTCAAAAAGTGAGCACAAGTTGGATATTGATAATGATACCTAG
- the LOC137838182 gene encoding receptor-like protein kinase HSL1 yields MTIPFYYYLTIFLFLSCVHSQTQLQDQEHAVLLRIKQHLQNPSFLTHWTPSNTSHCSWPEITCTSDSVTGLTLFNSGIHQTLPNFLCDLKNLTHVNFSTNSIPGEFPTFLYKCSKLVSLDLEGNEFTGSIPNDIDKLVNLQHLNLGSTNLYGDIPTSIGRLKHLRVLQLHYCLFNGTFPAESIANLLNLEFLDMSSNLVLPPSKFPSGLTQLKKVKFFHMYSCNLFGEIPETIGEMVALENLDLSRSNFSGEIPKGLFMLRNLSILYLFNNSLSGEIPGEIEALNLTDLDLAQNNLAGKIPQDFGKLQKLRWLSLSLNNLSGEIPQSLGRLASLEHFHIMFNNLSGILPPDFGGYSELKTFLVANNSFSGKLPENLCYHGQLLNLSAYCNHLNGELPESLGHCSSLKDLKIYSNEFSGSIPSGLWTFNLSNFMVSHNKFSGELPERLSSSISRLEIDYNQFYGRIPTGVSSWTNVVVFKASENYLNGSVPKELTNLPKLTTLLLDHNQLTGPLPSDIISWKSLENLNLSHNQLSGKITDGIGYLPVLNQLDLSENQFSGQVPSILPRLTNLNLSSNHFTGRVPNEFENSVYSESFLNNSGLCADTPVLNLRLCNVGFEKTTKGSSWSLALILCLVAVALLLALLISLLIIKLFRRRKHGLDNSWKLISFQRLSFTESNIVSSMTEHNVIGSGGFGTVYRIPVDGLDHIAVKKICSNRKLDRKLESSFRAEVKILSNIRHKNIVKLLCCISNEDSMLLVYEYLENRSLDRWLHNKGKSSTVSVSMDHFVLDWPKRLKIAIGVAHGLCYMHHDCFPPIVHRDVKTSNILLDAQFNAKIADFGLARMLMKPGDLATMSSVVGSFGYMAPEYVQTTRVSEKIDVFSFGVVLLELTTGKEANYGDEHSSLAEWSWRHIIVGSKIEELLDNDFMDPSYTNEMCSVFKLGVLCTSTLPANRPSMKEVLHILVTIREGFAFGEGNVRQCDGVPLLKNSRWKSRLDDASDNDSD; encoded by the exons ATGACAATACCATTTTACTACTATTTAACCATCTTCTTATTCCTCAGCTGTGTGCACTCTCAGACTCAGCTGCAAGATCAAGAACATGCAGTTCTTCTGCGTATAAAGCAGCACCTACAAAACCCTTCATTTCTCACTCACTGGACCCCTTCAAACACTTCCCACTGCTCTTGGCCAGAGATAACATGCACCAGTGACTCTGTCACTGGTTTAACTCTGTTCAACAGTGGAATCCATCAAACACTACCCAATTTCCTGTGTGACCTCAAAAACCTCACACATGTTAATTTCAGCACAAACTCCATTCCGGGGGAGTTCCCAACTTTTCTCTATAAATGTTCCAAGCTGGTGTCCCTTGACCTTGAAGGGAATGAGTTCACTGGTAGCATTCCTAATGACATAGACAAGTTGGTTAACTTGCAGCATCTTAATCTTGGTTCCACCAACCTCTATGGTGATATTCCCACAAGCATTGGAAGGTTAAAGCATTTGAGAGTTCTTCAACTTCACTATTGTCTATTTAATGGCACTTTTCCTGCTGAGAGTATTGCCAACTTGCTCAATCTTGAGTTCTTGGACATGTCCTCTAACTTGGTGCTCCCTCCTTCCAAGTTCCCATCAGGGCTCACCCAGTTGAAAAAAGTGAAGTTCTTTCACATGTACAGTTGCAATCTCTTCGGGGAAATCCCTGAAACCATAGGAGAAATGGTGGCTTTGGAGAACTTGGATTTGTCACGAAGCAATTTCAGTGGAGAAATTCCCAAAGGCTTGTTCATGCTCAGGAATTTGAGCATACTCTACCTTTTCAATAACAGCCTCTCTGGGGAGATACCTGGTGAGATTGAAGCATTGAATTTAACTGATCTCGATCTTGCACAGAACAATCTTGCAGGGAAAATACCTCAAGATTTTGGGAAGCTACAAAAATTAAGATGGTTAAGTTTGTCTCTAAATAACTTGTCAGGGGAGATTCCACAAAGCTTAGGCCGTCTTGCATCTCTAGAACATTTTCATATCATGTTCAATAACTTGTCAGGTATTCTTCCTCCTGATTTTGGTGGCTACTCCGAGCTTAAAACATTTCTGGTTGCAAATAATAGTTTCAGTGGAAAGCTCCCGGAGAATTTATGCTATCATGGTCAGTTACTTAATCTATCTGCTTATTGTAATCATCTGAATGGGGAGTTACCAGAATCACTTGGTCACTGCAGTAGTTTGAaggatttaaaaatttatagtaATGAGTTTTCTGGTAGCATTCCTAGTGGTCTTTGGACTTTCAATTTGTCAAATTTCATGGTGAGCCATAATAAGTTCAGTGGTGAGCTTCCTGAGAGATTGTCCTCAAGTATTTCAAGATTGGAGATAGATTACAATCAGTTTTATGGTAGGATTCCAACAGGGGTGTCTTCATGGACTAATGTGGTTGTGTTTAAAGCAAGTGAGAACTACCTCAATGGTAGTGTTCCAAAGGAGTTAACAAATCTTCCCAAGCTAACAACTCTTTTGCTTGATCATAACCAGCTCACAGGGCCACTTCCATCAGATATAATATCATGGAAGTCCCTAGAGAATCTAAATTTGAGCCATAACCAACTCTCTGGGAAAATCACAGATGGAATTGGTTATTTACCTGTCCTCAATCAGCTTGACCTGTCAGAAAACCAATTCTCAGGTCAAGTTCCTTCAATACTTCCTAGACTCACTAATCTCAACCTGTCCTCTAATCATTTTACAGGGAGAGTTCCAAATGAGTTTGAAAATTCTGTGTATTCTGAGAGCTTTTTGAATAATTCTGGCCTCTGTGCTGATACCCCAGTACTGAACCTAAGGCTGTGCAATGTTGGCTTTGAAAAGACAACCAAAGGCTCTTCTTGGTCTCTTGCTTTGATTCTGTGTTTGGTGGCAGTAGCCCTTTTGTTGGCTTTGTTGATATCACTCTTGATTATCAAACTtttcagaagaagaaaacatGGTTTGGATAACTCATGGAAGCTCATTTCCTTTCAAAGGCTGAGTTTCACTGAATCAAACATAGTGTCATCAATGACAGAACACAATGTTATCGGAAGTGGTGGATTTGGCACAGTATACCGTATCCCGGTTGATGGTTTAGACCATATTGCTGTCAAGAAGATCTGCAGTAACAGAAAGTTAGACCGAAAGCTAGAGAGCTCATTTCGTGCAGAAGTGAAAATATTGAGCAACATTCGTCATAAAAACATTGTGAAGTTGTTGTGTTGCATCTCCAATGAGGACTCTATGCTCCTTGTGTATGAGTATTTGGAAAACCGTAGCCTAGATAGGTGGCTGCACAATAAGGGCAAGTCATCAACTGTGTCAGTTTCAATGGATCATTTTGTGCTTGATTGGCCAAAGAGATTGAAAATAGCCATTGGGGTGGCTCATGGTTTGTGCTACATGCACCATGATTGCTTCCCACCGATTGTTCATAGAGATGTGAAAACAAGCAACATCCTTTTGGATGCTCAATTCAATGCAAAAATAGCTGATTTTGGTCTGGCAAGGATGTTAATGAAGCCAGGGGATCTTGCTACCATGTCTTCTGTTGTTGGCTCATTTGGCTATATGGCTCCAG AATATGTTCAAACAACACGAGTTAGTGAGAAGATTGATGTGTTCAGCTTTGGAGTTGTACTACTGGAGTTGACAACTGGTAAAGAAGCTAACTATGGTGATGAGCACTCTTCTCTTGCAGAGTGGTCATGGCGCCACATAATTGTAGGAAGCAAAATAGAAGAGCTGCTAGACAATGATTTCATGGATCCAAGTTACACAAATGAAATGTGCAGTGTTTTCAAACTTGGGGTCTTGTGCACTTCAACACTTCCTGCTAATAGGCCTTCCATGAAAGAGGTGCTACACATATTGGTCACCATAAGAGAAGGTTTTGCTTTTGGAGAGGGGAATGTTAGGCAATGTGATGGTGTTCCCCTTCTTAAGAATTCTAGATGGAAGAGTAGGTTGGATGATGCTAGTGATAATGATAGTGATTAG